The stretch of DNA aatctgccccgaatccgacccaaCATCCCTTTTTGCACACACTATTGGGCCTGACCTAAGCAAGTTGAGCTAATCCTGGCCCCACCATATCCAGCACAAAAGAATCACATTGGGCTGGGCTAAGCTCTCATTTTTTACTTGTATTATTACTATGTACTAAAGTCTGTGCATTTTCTTGATCAAACCAAACTTCATTTTTTAGCTGAACATAAACGCAGAGATGGAATTGTGAGAAATATGATAATTTCAAAGACTATCTATGAAAGGGAAGTAATTTGCAAAGGTAAATGCTATTTGTGTACCCTAATCGAGGTGTTTATCATACACTCCACCAATCCAATGAATAAGGTGCTTTCACTAGTTACATCAAGTGACTTCACTAGTCACATTTAGCGACTAATAAGGGACTCTCACCTATTAGATAGGTGGATGTAAAATATACACTCACTTTTAAGAGTATGAGTAGCTCTGCTTATTGCAAAATGCTGCAACAAGAGTTATTCATCTTCTAATGTAAATGGGCCTTATCCGAGCCTTGGCTTCAGAGAAATTTGGCCTATACAAATAGTGCCTAAAGGGGCCTGCAATGTAGAAACTGGGTTGGTGATAAGAGAAATGCTACTTGCACAACAAAAGATAACGTCTACATTTTGTGCCTGCCCATtctttaatttacaattttttttttttttttgagaaaaatgtagcttactacccgcttcatttattaaaattatgaactaggctacaggaGTGAGGTAATAGACCTCACtcgaaatggaaaaaaaaaaaatttaacaaaatactAAAAATGTAGCTTGccacccgcttcatttattaaaattatgaacTAGGCTATAGGGGTGAGGTCATAGACCTCAATCgagacggaaaaaaaaaaaaaaagatttaacaAAATACTAAATAGCTACTTTGCCGAGGCGAATTCCTTCCACAAGTTCTCCAAATATCTGATCTTATTGACAGCTATAAAAGGATGTTTTAATCTTTCTAAAAATTGTATCGTTTCCGACCTTCCAAATAACCTATAAGCAGGCTATCAATCCGATTAACCTAGAGAGAGTAGGCTGATTTCTATATTTTGAAATCCACTTATCCCAAATGTGGGACACTTTGACACCTAGGTCTATCGATTAAATTCTCTCCAATGCTGTGAGAAAATATTAGAAAGTATATTTAaggtaataatttattatttttcttcttctcaacTTTTATGTATGTAGTGCATCATTGATATATTTGCTTACTAGatttaatattctaatttaTCATAACTTGCATTTTTGGCTTCTGATTTCTGGGCACAATTTGACGTGCATCACTAAATATAAGCATTACTAAAAAGAACAAGAATCAACTTTATGGTGTATAAACATTAAATTTTGGAGGCCCAAATTTGTGAGCAGTGCTCTAGGTGGGCCCAGAGGCAGAAACAAACAAACATCTATCAAATATTAACCCTGGGGTTGAGGCTCATATTTTCTACTGTATTAATCTGCAATTATCCAAAGTTTTCCAGTATAAAATTGAGCAATTAATCAAAgtttattatgaaattttacTTTTGGCTTGATCATGGAATCCAATTCTTCATGAAAGTTGTCTTATTTTTTCGACGGACAGCTGACTCTTTAGCATGCGTAAAATTCTCTCGCATTGACTCAGTTATagaatatttatacattttttagaaaatatttatatataggcatatgtttatgaatatttttattttaattatgttcACTCTCCGAAATAATTGATGAATTTATCAATAATAACAGTTTGTGAGACACCAAAAGCAATTTTCCTTTCATATGCTCTGGTcctttttttggtcttttttccATGATTTTGTGTTCTCTTTCTCTATCGTAAGTGGGGCCCAAACCCCTATTAGTCACCGTCCAAAAGCTCCATCCGCGATTGGACGGCTCCCAGACCGTCAGATGGATACCAAAACGATTCCACGCGAGATATATTAAGACTTAGTTTAGTATTGAAATTCATataacgttattagataaaatgtagttagagaaaaaatatatagaaatatatttttgtattctcTGATaggattataaaaaatatatcatattcaACTCACCGCGATATACGAAACACAATATTACGCACATGAATAGATATATATTGCAATTGTTGGGCGGTGACCCGACCCACTCAAGCTCCTACCGACACTCACCGTCGTAGCCGTCGCCTTAGGATGGGGCGGTGAAGCAACCTCCCGATCTGGACTGAGCGGTGACGGGACCGCGAATCCTCGTGAAGCACGAAGCGTCCGCGGCGACACGTGGCCCGCCGTGAGCCTCTGAGCGCCGCGCGAAGGATACGGGCGCGCAATCCCACAGGCCAATCTCCGCCGCTCGTTTCCGCCGCGCTTCAGGAAGCTACCCCACGCCGCTGTCTCCTTGCGGGCCCCACCGGTGCACTCCACGCGCGCCATGTGGCCGCCACGCTGTACGGGGCCTTTACGGATCGGACGGCGAGAATTCCACGAGCGAAACGGACGGTCGCGATCGAACTTGTGCTCATTGGACTGTTGTTTGACCGAAACACCTTATGGGGTGACACGTGGAAAAACCGACCACGTCGCGCTGTGGCTCATGCAGTGTACCTCGACCTTAACTTAATCACTCGGCGTTACAGTTTAACCGTAAAGAGGGAATTATTAGCTGGGCCTGGTTCGCCATATCATCATCAATAGACCACAAAAAGGCTTCTTAGCTTCGTTCCGCAATTTCCCattataacaatttttttttttctgaaataatttAAACAACTATTCACCTGCACGTACTACTACcgtacaaattaaaatttttaactatatataaataaatatattatatttagattgataaatttaaattcaaatgttaTAATTAAAACTGCACATAAACTAACATCCAATAATTgacaaaataatattaaattatttatttattaaaaaatatttttaatttactaaaaaattataactttaaattaaacaaaatagcTATAGTTCTCTACCTATTATTCTttcaattatataaatttttaattatactgTCCTAACAGCTGTAACTAATCAAATGGTTTGTGAGTGGTAGCAATTTCGAGAAGGAACGGAACGTAGCGTAGCGTGGGTAACTTGAGGATCGACCAATGACGTGGTGCACCAGGTCCACAATACCATCCCtccgtagagagagagagtcgttTACTAACATATATATGCGGGGTGTGCACCGTACAAATCATCGTTGCCGAGTTTCTAGGacgcaataaaaataaaaaaaaaaatacgagtCACGAATTAGGAAACGGACCCTACTAATTTATTCTAGCTACTTCCCTTTTATAATCACTCCAACTACCTAAAGTAACACTTCTTTCCATAATTAACTACCCAAATTAGCCCTTTCCAGAAACTTCCGTCCGGCGCATCTTCACCGCCTGATCACCATCTCTCCTACACGTGTACGTCTGTGATTACGCATCGCGGTTAGCGGGCACAACAAAATTAGGGCCCGTTCCGGTAATTTCGCCCAAGATTGAGGAGCACCCATTACCCCTCCCCGCGCTTATTTATACCCGCCTTCGCCCCCGACCTCAAACACCAAGCCCCAATTTTCGATTGCGAAGCTTCATACTCAgtaaagctctctctctctctctcctcttacCTTCGCTTTCGATCTCTTTCGTTCTCGTTCTACATTGCAATCGTCGACAATGGCGCCCGAGATCGTCGGAAAAGCTGCGGCGGTGGCGAAGGCAGTGGCGAAGGCGAAGGCTAAGAACGCATACGTGACGTTCCTCGCCGGGGACGGAGACTACGTGAAGGGGGTGGTGGGGCTCGCGAAGGGGCTGAGGAAGGTGGGATCGGCGTACCCCCTCGTCGTCGCCGTGCTCCCCGACGTCCCCGAGagccaccgccgcctcctccgctccCAGGGGTGCATCGTCCGCGAGATCGAGCCCGTGTACCCCCCCGAGAACCAAACCCAGTTCGCCATGGCTTACTACGTCATCAACTACTCCAAGCTCCGCATCTGGGAGGTAATTAAACATCAACccccttttcctctctttcccttATCGTCACCGACTCCATCGTTTACGCCCTAATCACCCCCCTTTCACGCGCAGTTCGTGGAGTACAAGAAGATGATCTACCTCGACGCCGATATCCAAGTGTACGACAACGTCGACCACCTCTTCGACCGCCCGGACGGGTTCTTCTACGCGGTGATGGACTGCTTCTGCGAGAAAACGTGGAGCCACACCCCGCAATACAAGATCGGGTATTGCCAACAGTGCCCCGACAAGGTGAAGTGGCCCGAGCACGAGCTCGGGATGTTCGTCTCCGAGCCGAGCCTCGCCACCGCGAAATCTCTcctcgaaaccctagaaatcaccCCTCCGACACCCTTCGCCGAGCAAGTGAGTACATCGATCCTACCCCGATCTATACCTAAAATCGCGGTATAATTCTAGCCAGGGTTTTGATCGTCCTCTCCCAATCGATTTGTGTGGAAATAGGATTTTCTCAACATGTTCTTCAAGGATATTTacaagccgatcccgctcgtgTACAATTTGGTGCTCGCTATGCTGTGGAGGCACCCGGATAACGTGGAACTGGATAAGGTGAAGGTCGTCCACTATTGCGCTGCGGTACGTGATCGCTAAATCCCCACCGCTGAATCATTGATCTTCTATTTCTTCGATCCAGTACATCATTTTATTTCAATCTTTATCCATCAAAAATTTTCAgcattattttgtaaattttacccACCGTATTTAATGCAggttgtgaaacaaccgttgtactctgaaagcttaagctgttagagaatagtgtttaaatatttttatatttaacactcccccttacgtctgggctcgagactttttaatcggtcCATGatgtgggcttgaattaaatgggaggaaattaatatgctaggaatctggcgtgactcgaactcagaacctcctgctctgataccatgtgaaacaaccgttgtactctaaaaacttaagctgttagagaatagtatttaaatatttttatatttaacccAGGTggtcaaaaatttaataattaatttcaaataagcAAGTTAaattgttttatattaaaaaattaaaatactagtCTTTTAGGTCTGTCAACATCTATCTGCAAGTACGGTTAAACCTTACTTATCATGTTGTcactttggaaaaaaaataatggtttATAAAaagttgagctgaaatactGTTAATAGTATTGGAGCTTTAtttcaattaatattttaactggtaaattttatattttaattaattatatatttaagatcatattatttaattaataattatatatttaagatcatattatttaatcaattattCGCTCGACTCTAGGTGACTACTATTATTCTAACTCAGTAATTTTTCATCTAAAGATTAATATTCGATAATAAAAGAGCCATAacattagtaataatatttcagtttaattctgtttataaatattattctttttatttatgttCAGTATTTAAGAAGAATTCTTGcgtaattttgattttttttgggggCTGGATTATGTAGGGATCAAAGCCGTGGAGGTACACAGGGAAGGAAGCGAACATGGACAGGGAGGATATAAAGATGCTGGTGAAGAAGTGGTGGGACATATACAACGACGAGTCGCTCGACTACAAAGGCCCCGCCGTGGCGGCAGTGGATGCAATTTCTGTGGCCGTAGAAGCAGAGCCGGAGCCTAACGCGCTCCAGAAGCCGTTCCTCGCCGCGCTTTCGGAGGCTGGAAAGGTCCAGTACATCACGGCCCCCTCTGCGGCGTGACCGCGCTTGCGCCGGAGTTATGTAGTGTGGTCTAGAGAAGAGGGAGTGCTGAGGAGGCCCTGAGTCGTGATCTCGTGCTTTCAGCGGGGCCGTGGGGCTTTTCTATTCGCTCTCTTTTGCTTTACTAATTTggtttgtaaaaataatataatgatgTTGTTGCCGGAGTTTGGAATGTTATGTGAATATTCTGCGTCTACTCATAGCTGTCGATGTAATTTGGACTccgtgaaaaatgaaaaaaaggaaaatagtaTTATTCGCTGTCAGATTATGTTTTATTTGAGATTGAGAAATATTTATCGTGTGGTCGGTGTCAGCTTGTAATTAATGTTGATATGTGAAATGATAGTAACGTGTAAGTTCTAGACTACTCTTTTACTTCACATGCCTCAATTTACTTTGGAAGTGATGTGACACGTGATATTTAAAGATACTCAAAACGATTCTGATTCATccgtatttaaaaatattattaatataggaAAAAATTTCCTCACTACCCTTCCAAATAGttctaatattataaatatgctTTAAAAtcttgaaatttcatatttgccctcaaaaaatataaaaatttttaaaaatacccttataaCTATCATTCCGTCGTGTTTAGGCATAacagattcaaaatacccaattTACCCTCCAATATATTTTCATCAATACCCTCACAAATTTTCTATACATTATAGAATTGCtccttattttgattttttttatcaaagtcTTCTTAATATTTTGTTCCTTGAAATTGGATTGATTTCTGtcaattaaattacaaattttatcaaCCTATTGATGATTccaacaaatttaattattttaattgcttcgtaaaagttaaaataaaaaaaaatatgtaatagcTAACAGAGcaatttaagttaaataaaattttaatgcaactaactaaaataaataattaataaaagttaAGAGCTAAATAGTACTAAAGAATATCAACGAACAATATTTGTTtagatattaaataaataatgaacaAAAGTTAGGGGTTAAATAGTaaatcatataattaatatacCCTGTAAAAATTTCTCAACTCATAGACAAAATAAACATTTCAAATCTTAACTAGTATTAGACCGCCATCTAACTAAGGTTAATATGACCTAAAGAGACGGAGTATATGGTGagagtatttttgaaaaaaagtatGTATTTAGAAAGGTGATTatgatataacaaaatttatacctctaaatataatattttcaaaatttagagGGGTACggatgaaattaaccctttaaacAAATAGTGAACAAAttaagggtaaaatagtaatttcatattttaaagtagaattaaaaaaatgtcaaaatGACGGAAGTTAGTGAAAATTAACGGTGGGGGcatttatgaaaaaatattatatttagaggggcatttgtgaaatttaaaaaatttgaaggacatttatgatatttcataaCTTTGTGAGGGTCTGAatgaaattaacccattaaTATAAGTTAATATACTATATGATGTTAAAAATAGCTCTCTTTGAAGGATTTTTTAgagtggagctagaatactaaGTATCTAGTGGGTGGTGCTTTAGAATTTTTAAttcttggatggagagatgtaggattGAGATGATAGTGATAGATGGTATGGTAGGTGATGCTAGGTGGAAcagtgtttgatccaaaaaatattagtaattaagaagtGGATCtaagggttagaaacttagaagcaccaagtgggtggtgcttctaaaagtatcttAGCTCAACTCggattttttaataatttttgtgcGCACTGAATAATGTTAGAAATCACTTGTGGCGAGATATGTTTGTTCTAATTTGATGGCTCAAGTGCATCTTCCTACTTATAGAGCGTTGAATCCTCAGAACCTAAGGATTTTCTTTTACTCCGAGTGTTCCACTTATTAATATCTATCTtaccaaaattattttcaattaattataACTCTGacaaatcttaaaatttaaaattgataattaaaaCTGTATAATTGAACAATTTTAAGTAGACTTTCTTTGTctggtttttaaatttttccttAGCAGATATGCACCTATTGCAATTATCacgtaaattttaaaaattacataaattttaaaaattatagaggaaacttcaaataccctcatgtggtttcgactttagtatcctgtggtttaaagtgtatcaaattagtaccctatgatttcacacttttttactttaatatcctgtggtttaatatttcgataaattatatatcccgaaatagataataaaaagaaaaaattcaaatcacagaatactaatttgatacaaaaataaaatcacagggtactaacttgatacacttgaaatcacatggtactaaagtgagaaagtgtgaaaacaCAGGGtacaaacttgatacactttaaaccacagaatattaaaataagaaagtgtgaaaccaccaaccgtccctagagcaagtggcaaagggcttggtggttggtacccgagacccaagtttgaatcctagttgattcacatttctagctaagtttatttttaaaaaaaataaataaagcgggtagcgtgctatctatctctaaaaaaaaaaaaaaaaaaagaagaaagtgtgaaaccaaatgaaagatatttgaagttttttcaaaattatataaatcacTACACTGACAGCGCATCCTTTTGAACATACTGTGCTTCCTACGATTCCAACGGCATGGTGAAAAGCGTGCCATCGCATCAATGTCTTTTCTGAACACGTTTGctcttttttgaaatttgttcACCTGGAGGTGATTTTTCATTGGCTATTTCTTGggttctttgaatttttttttttgtttttttacaaatttttttttcagtaataAGACTTTGCAAGTGAGCCAATGAATGTGTGTTTTGTACTATATATGATGTGTCTTAAACGATTGATAATGTGTGTGGCCTTTCTCTTGAAATATCTATCTCCCTTGAATAATCTGATACTTCCCCACAATAGAAGTTTCCAGATCCTAAAGTGCTATGGGCATGGGCAAACTTAGCTTGGGTTTCGCCAAAAGGGTTTTGTAGGGCCCACTGCTATAATGAACGGCGCCACCTAAACCCATTTTATTCATAGATCCTCTTCCTTTCCCATCCAATTAATGATTTTCAAGTAACATTTATGTCCTCTGGATGACAAAATACTAAAATGTTTCGTAAGGAGAGGAAAGAAcgaatatatgaaaaattatccTAAATtcatatgaatattttttttgatattattttatttttacttatttaaaattatctataataaataattatttttagcataattggttaaaaatttgataaccGGGGTGTACGAAATCTTAAGCTCGAAATTTAGTTGCTTCATGTATCTAgccaaatattttctaaaaaaatgaacaaagtaATCGAGTAGCTTGTTATCTTTCTcgtattaaaaaacaaaaagatttgTAGCAATTATACACTGAAAagtaatttgataaaataatttgataattcAGCAATACAAAGTTAAAACTTGAACAAATTTTTAAGTGAAATAAAAGCAGGAGTTCggtttaaaatttttgcttATAAGACACGTGGCGACTAACGAAAAAAAAGGTGCAAATTGTGAGTAGagtgtacattttttttaacgGCACTGGCTAAAggctaataatattttattagttttatcatattttatttcaatattATAACCTCAGAGGAGATTTTACTCCTTATAGTTACTTATACAATTAATAttctactatataaaaaaaaaaagctaaattacagaaaacccatatcaaaattcaatttttcactttccctcctgttatttaaaaatctatattttgcctccttgtaaaataaaaaatgtgcacttcaccccctaccgttaggattccgttataaaatatttttttatgccaaaaataccgcTCCACcctcttccctgttgcttcACCTCTCTCctgctcgccgcctcgccgtcctccactgtcTCGCCCTGGCCCACATACCCTTccccctcctccaccgcctcgccTTCACCCTTGTTgtccttgcctacctctccatcaatgTCTACCTCGATTTTCTCCTTACTG from Ananas comosus cultivar F153 linkage group 18, ASM154086v1, whole genome shotgun sequence encodes:
- the LOC109723658 gene encoding galactinol synthase 1-like — translated: MAPEIVGKAAAVAKAVAKAKAKNAYVTFLAGDGDYVKGVVGLAKGLRKVGSAYPLVVAVLPDVPESHRRLLRSQGCIVREIEPVYPPENQTQFAMAYYVINYSKLRIWEFVEYKKMIYLDADIQVYDNVDHLFDRPDGFFYAVMDCFCEKTWSHTPQYKIGYCQQCPDKVKWPEHELGMFVSEPSLATAKSLLETLEITPPTPFAEQDFLNMFFKDIYKPIPLVYNLVLAMLWRHPDNVELDKVKVVHYCAAGSKPWRYTGKEANMDREDIKMLVKKWWDIYNDESLDYKGPAVAAVDAISVAVEAEPEPNALQKPFLAALSEAGKVQYITAPSAA